The proteins below come from a single Vibrio natriegens NBRC 15636 = ATCC 14048 = DSM 759 genomic window:
- a CDS encoding TRAP transporter small permease subunit produces the protein MRSLIYIERMFNRFSDFLGWLSSILFILLLLNVVYDVVMRYVFNDVSIAFQEMEWHLFASVFLLGVPYAIKAGGHVRVDIFYERLSYKAQSIIDIIGTLFFLLPFCLLVAWFGIDFAKESYALGETSGDPGGLPYRWIIKAMIPLSFFFMAVSGIGLLLHSINKIVNPHLIYAGNNGKS, from the coding sequence ATGAGAAGCCTTATTTATATTGAGCGGATGTTTAACCGCTTCAGTGATTTTTTGGGGTGGTTGTCCAGCATCCTCTTCATCTTACTGCTACTAAATGTGGTATACGACGTTGTTATGCGATACGTGTTCAACGATGTTTCTATCGCCTTTCAGGAAATGGAATGGCACCTTTTTGCCTCAGTATTTTTGCTGGGTGTACCATACGCCATCAAAGCTGGTGGTCATGTTCGAGTCGACATTTTCTACGAGCGTTTATCTTATAAAGCGCAATCCATTATCGACATAATAGGCACGTTATTTTTCCTGCTTCCTTTTTGCTTATTGGTCGCCTGGTTCGGTATCGACTTTGCCAAAGAAAGTTATGCACTAGGGGAGACTTCTGGAGACCCAGGTGGTTTGCCTTACCGTTGGATCATTAAGGCAATGATCCCATTATCATTCTTTTTTATGGCAGTGAGTGGGATTGGTTTGTTGCTGCACTCTATCAATAAAATTGTTAACCCTCATCTTATCTATGCCGGTAATAACGGTAAGTCGTAA
- a CDS encoding TRAP transporter substrate-binding protein, translating into MSLIQKSLKRVLKTTAVVAAMAFAATSANAAEKVYRLKLAETWGPNFPIFGDTTKNMAKMAEEMSNGRLQIRIDSANKHKAPFGVFDMVKSGQYDMGHSASYYWKGKVPNTLYFSSMPFGMLPTEQYAWFYYGGGMELMDKVYAPHNLMSFPGGNTDTQMGGWFQKEIKTLDDLQGLKMRIPGFAGEILAELGAKPTNIAPGELYTSLERRTIDALEWVGPSLDLRMGFHKIAPYYYTGWHEPATELQFLVNKRTWEKLPDDLKAILKVAMKTAAYDMYTQSKHESGKNWATIKSEYPNVEVKDFPPEVMAAMKEANDRLLKKHAEEDALAKEIQESQAAYMEQVRQWTDISQRAYLNSQAD; encoded by the coding sequence ATGAGTTTGATCCAAAAATCTCTTAAAAGAGTGCTGAAAACTACTGCTGTGGTTGCCGCGATGGCCTTCGCTGCAACTTCTGCTAATGCTGCGGAAAAAGTCTACCGCCTGAAACTTGCAGAAACATGGGGACCTAACTTTCCTATCTTCGGCGATACCACGAAAAATATGGCTAAAATGGCAGAAGAAATGTCAAACGGCCGTCTGCAAATTCGTATTGACTCAGCAAACAAGCACAAAGCACCTTTTGGTGTGTTTGACATGGTGAAATCAGGTCAATACGACATGGGCCATTCGGCGTCTTACTACTGGAAAGGAAAAGTGCCAAACACACTTTACTTTTCTTCTATGCCTTTCGGTATGTTACCTACAGAGCAGTACGCTTGGTTCTACTATGGCGGTGGCATGGAGTTGATGGACAAAGTGTACGCTCCTCATAACCTGATGTCGTTCCCTGGTGGTAACACAGATACTCAAATGGGTGGTTGGTTTCAAAAAGAAATTAAAACACTGGATGACCTTCAAGGTCTGAAAATGCGTATCCCTGGTTTTGCTGGAGAAATTTTGGCTGAACTGGGCGCTAAGCCAACCAATATCGCACCGGGTGAACTGTACACGTCTCTTGAACGTCGCACCATTGATGCACTTGAGTGGGTTGGACCTTCGCTAGACCTTCGCATGGGCTTCCACAAAATTGCGCCTTACTACTACACAGGTTGGCATGAGCCAGCGACAGAGCTTCAGTTCCTGGTCAACAAGCGTACTTGGGAAAAACTGCCTGATGATCTTAAAGCGATCTTAAAAGTGGCAATGAAAACTGCAGCTTACGATATGTACACGCAGTCTAAACACGAAAGTGGTAAAAACTGGGCGACGATCAAGTCAGAGTACCCGAACGTAGAAGTGAAGGACTTCCCGCCAGAAGTAATGGCAGCAATGAAAGAAGCTAATGATCGCCTTCTGAAGAAACACGCGGAAGAAGATGCCTTGGCGAAAGAGATTCAAGAGTCTCAAGCTGCTTACATGGAGCAAGTTCGTCAATGGACTGATATCTCACAACGTGCTTATCTAAACAGCCAAGCTGACTAA